The window TAAGGGTCCTGAGTCCGGGGAACGAAGGCGGGACAGCCGAAAGGACGGACTCCTCGCGGACTCGCCAACGCAACGCCCCAGGTCAGGTCAGCGAAACTGCCGGTCTGAAAAGCCGGAGGTCGACGGATCGACGCCGTCCCTGACCACCAGGCGGATGTGCCGGAAACGCCCATTCCCCCGCAGTCGAGCGGGCCGGGCTCGCGGCTCTGGAGATCCACGAGCTACGCCACACCGCAGCCTCCCTCATGATCAACCAGGGCGCTGATCCCAAGCTGATCCAGACTCAGCTCGGCCACTCCTCCATCTCCATCACCTACGACATCTACGGACACCTCTTCCCAGATCGTCTCGACGAGCTCGCGTCCAAGTTCGACGAGTTGATTCGCGAAGGCCGACAGGGACGAGATCAGAATCGGCTAGTCGCTTTGAACATGTGCCTAGTATTATTGGCAATCGCCCACTATACTTGGCACCGATGAACCTAGGACATCCGCTCTCATCACTGGTGACCACCCTCTCAGGACAGGTCCTCGAGGTGCTGGTCAACACCTCCTATCCCCTGTCTGGTCGACACGTCATGCGGTTGCTGCGTCGGGAGGCCAGCCAGCAGGGTGTCCAGAATGCCCTGGACGAATTGGCAGCCCACGGGATCGTCGAACAGGTGTCCGCCGGAGGATCGATCCTCAACACGCTCAACCGGCAGCACATCCTGGCTCCGTACATCAGCCGCATCGTCAGTCTGAGAGGCGAGCTGATCGACCGACTCGCGACCATCGTCTCCGAGGAGGCTCCGGAGGCGAGGCGGGCGATTCTGTTCGGCTCGCTGGCAAGAGGCAGCGCCGGCGAGCACAGCGACATCGATATCGCGCTGGTGTGGCCAGACGCGGAGGCAGACGAAGAGACCGAAGGGAATATCGCCTCTCGGGTCAGCGAGCTGACTGGAAACGCCTGCAACCTTCTCCACTACACCGCTGAGGAACTCGACACCCTCGCTGAGAGGGCCCCGGAGTTGTGTGCAGCCATCGATTCCGAAGGGATCGATCTGATCGGAGCTCTCGCTCGTTGATGGCCAGGAAAGCCCGCATCCGGCCCTGCAGTCCTCAGGACGCGGCGCAGCGATACGACCAAGCCACAGCCTTCGCCGACCTGGCCGGATTGGATCCAGAGGCCGACGACGGACCGAAACGGTCGGCAGCGGTCAGCAACGCCGTCCTGGCCGGGATCGCAGCCGCCGACTCGATCTGCTGCCGACGTCTCGGCCGCCACGCCGCCGGCGACGACCACCAGAGGGCACTCGCGCTCGTCGAGGAGGCAGGAGAGGTGGGCCGGGACGCGAGGCGCCACCTGGAGACATTGTTGTCGATCAAACACAAGG is drawn from Acidimicrobiia bacterium and contains these coding sequences:
- a CDS encoding nucleotidyltransferase domain-containing protein, whose protein sequence is MNLGHPLSSLVTTLSGQVLEVLVNTSYPLSGRHVMRLLRREASQQGVQNALDELAAHGIVEQVSAGGSILNTLNRQHILAPYISRIVSLRGELIDRLATIVSEEAPEARRAILFGSLARGSAGEHSDIDIALVWPDAEADEETEGNIASRVSELTGNACNLLHYTAEELDTLAERAPELCAAIDSEGIDLIGALAR